One window of Streptomyces sp. SUK 48 genomic DNA carries:
- a CDS encoding LysR family substrate-binding domain-containing protein — MTGSEESPSFRLAYVPGVTPAKWVKVWHERLPDIPLTLTQVPAAEAPELMRAGEADAGLVRLPVDRDVFSAIPLYTETSVVVVPKDHVITAADEVTLDDLADEVLFHPLDDVFDWDRPPGEAAFERPATTQDAIELVAANVGLLVVPQSLARLYHRRDLTYRPVTDAPQSGVALSWPEDATTDLVEEFIGIVRGRTVNSTRGRGAAGRPVDGGAAEGRTAKPGAASAGKPQGDKKSRGAGQSGARQKPGAAKSSGGRGQRARTGGAKPAAKRGKPRKRS, encoded by the coding sequence GTGACAGGCTCGGAGGAATCACCGTCGTTCCGGCTCGCGTACGTCCCCGGAGTGACGCCCGCCAAATGGGTGAAGGTCTGGCACGAACGCCTGCCCGACATCCCGCTCACCCTCACGCAGGTCCCCGCCGCCGAGGCGCCGGAGCTCATGCGCGCGGGCGAGGCCGACGCGGGACTCGTACGGCTGCCCGTGGACCGCGACGTCTTCAGCGCGATCCCGCTCTACACCGAGACCAGCGTGGTCGTCGTCCCCAAGGACCATGTGATCACCGCCGCCGACGAGGTGACCCTGGACGACCTCGCCGACGAGGTGCTCTTCCACCCGCTGGACGACGTCTTCGACTGGGACCGGCCGCCCGGCGAGGCCGCGTTCGAGCGGCCCGCGACGACCCAGGACGCGATCGAGCTGGTCGCGGCGAACGTCGGCCTCCTCGTCGTGCCGCAGTCGCTCGCCCGCCTGTACCACCGCCGCGACCTCACCTACCGCCCGGTCACCGACGCCCCTCAGTCCGGCGTCGCCCTGTCCTGGCCCGAGGACGCCACCACCGACCTGGTCGAGGAGTTCATCGGCATCGTCCGGGGCCGCACGGTCAACAGCACCCGGGGGCGCGGCGCGGCCGGGCGCCCGGTGGACGGCGGTGCGGCGGAGGGCCGTACGGCCAAGCCGGGAGCCGCGTCGGCGGGCAAGCCCCAGGGCGACAAGAAGTCCCGGGGCGCCGGGCAGTCCGGCGCGCGGCAGAAGCCCGGGGCCGCCAAGTCCTCGGGCGGCCGGGGCCAGCGGGCCCGCACGGGTGGCGCCAAGCCCGCGGCGAAGCGCGGGAAGCCGCGGAAGCGCTCGTAG
- a CDS encoding MFS transporter: MTMDTARPADDRRRWQALWVCLTAGFMTLLDSSIVNVALPSMERGLGADTAALSWVVSGYALTFGLALVPAGRLGDLRGRRTVFLYGLALFTLASAACGLATDAGWLVFFRLSQGVAAGILAPQTTGLIQQMFRGTERARAFGMLGSVVGLSTAIGPPAGGLLIHLFGTGDGWRWVFYVNLPIGVAAFCAALRLLPRTSPATGRREGIDLTGVLLLGTGVLALMLPLVQEQQWTGRLKWALLPVAALLLAGFWAWERWQGWWGKAPLLDLGLFAQRSFSLGVLLNLVYFAGFTTLFFVYTLFLQNGVGYTALAAGFSSLPFACGSAIGAGVSGRLVVRHGRKLVVAGLAVVALGLLTVVATVQLVPGQGVAWAAALPLLIAGLGSGVTISPNTTLTLATVPVQRAGAAGGVLVTAQRIGSAAGIAAVGAVYFAHLANHGSPARALQLGLLTAVGIIVLALVLAMADLRERRTEPVGAVRSAARPEEHDQAV, from the coding sequence ATGACCATGGACACGGCCCGGCCGGCCGACGACCGGCGCCGCTGGCAGGCGCTCTGGGTCTGTCTGACGGCGGGCTTCATGACGCTGCTCGACAGCTCGATCGTGAATGTCGCCCTCCCCTCGATGGAACGCGGCCTCGGCGCCGACACGGCCGCCCTGTCCTGGGTCGTCTCGGGCTACGCGCTCACCTTCGGACTCGCCCTCGTGCCCGCCGGCCGGCTCGGGGACCTGCGCGGCCGGCGGACGGTCTTCCTGTACGGGCTCGCCCTGTTCACGCTGGCCTCGGCGGCGTGCGGACTGGCCACCGACGCCGGCTGGCTGGTGTTCTTCCGGCTGTCGCAGGGCGTGGCCGCGGGCATCCTGGCACCGCAGACCACGGGGCTGATCCAGCAGATGTTCCGGGGCACCGAGCGGGCGCGGGCGTTCGGCATGCTGGGCAGCGTCGTCGGGCTGTCCACGGCGATCGGGCCGCCCGCCGGCGGACTGCTGATCCATCTGTTCGGCACCGGCGACGGCTGGCGCTGGGTGTTCTACGTCAACCTGCCGATCGGGGTCGCCGCCTTCTGCGCGGCCCTGCGGCTGCTGCCGCGCACCTCGCCCGCCACCGGCCGGCGCGAGGGCATCGACCTGACCGGTGTGCTGCTCCTCGGCACCGGCGTGCTGGCGCTGATGCTGCCCCTGGTGCAGGAGCAGCAGTGGACGGGCCGCCTGAAGTGGGCGCTGCTGCCGGTGGCCGCGCTGCTGCTGGCGGGGTTCTGGGCGTGGGAGCGATGGCAGGGCTGGTGGGGCAAGGCGCCGCTGCTGGACCTGGGGCTGTTCGCCCAGCGGTCCTTCTCGCTCGGGGTGCTGCTGAATCTGGTCTACTTCGCGGGTTTCACCACGCTGTTCTTCGTCTACACGCTGTTCCTCCAGAACGGCGTGGGCTACACCGCGCTGGCGGCCGGGTTCTCCTCGCTGCCGTTCGCGTGCGGTTCGGCGATCGGCGCGGGGGTCAGCGGGCGGCTCGTCGTACGGCACGGGCGCAAGCTGGTGGTCGCCGGTCTCGCGGTGGTGGCGCTGGGCCTGCTCACGGTGGTCGCGACGGTTCAGCTGGTGCCGGGGCAGGGCGTGGCCTGGGCGGCGGCGCTGCCCCTGCTGATCGCCGGCCTCGGCTCGGGCGTCACCATCTCCCCCAACACCACGCTCACCCTGGCGACCGTTCCCGTGCAGCGGGCGGGGGCGGCGGGTGGGGTGCTGGTGACCGCCCAGCGCATCGGCTCGGCCGCCGGGATCGCCGCCGTGGGCGCCGTGTACTTCGCCCATCTCGCCAACCACGGCAGCCCGGCGCGGGCACTCCAGCTGGGCCTGCTGACGGCTGTGGGCATCATCGTCCTCGCCCTGGTCCTCGCGATGGCCGACCTGCGGGAACGGCGGACGGAGCCGGTGGGCGCGGTGCGGAGCGCGGCCCGGCCGGAGGAACACGATCAGGCGGTTTGA
- a CDS encoding HAD family phosphatase produces MSDLGALAVIFDLDGTLVDSEPNYYEASRRALAEYGVPEYTWADHESYVGVSTRDTVGLWRERYGLRVPAGELLAATDRRYLELARAHTRVYPEMRALLELLAADGVPAAVASGSSPDALAAVLTGTGLGALVPVAVSAADVPRGKPAPDVFLEAARRLGAEPCDCVVLEDAAPGAAAAHAAGMRCLAVPYVAGQADDPGFATASLLLRGGQQEFTARAAYAWLRETART; encoded by the coding sequence ATGAGCGATCTCGGCGCCCTCGCGGTCATCTTCGATCTCGACGGAACGCTCGTGGACAGCGAGCCGAACTACTACGAGGCGAGCCGCCGGGCCCTGGCCGAGTACGGCGTCCCGGAGTACACCTGGGCGGACCACGAGAGCTACGTCGGTGTCAGCACCCGGGACACGGTCGGGCTCTGGCGGGAGCGCTACGGGCTGCGCGTCCCGGCCGGGGAACTGCTGGCCGCGACGGACCGGCGCTATCTGGAGCTGGCCCGCGCCCACACGCGCGTGTACCCCGAGATGCGGGCGCTGCTGGAGCTGCTGGCCGCCGACGGGGTGCCGGCGGCGGTGGCCTCGGGCTCCTCCCCCGACGCCCTGGCCGCGGTCCTGACCGGCACCGGCCTGGGCGCCCTCGTCCCCGTGGCGGTCTCGGCGGCCGACGTGCCGCGCGGCAAGCCGGCGCCGGACGTCTTCCTGGAGGCCGCCCGGCGGCTGGGCGCGGAGCCGTGCGACTGCGTGGTCCTGGAGGACGCGGCACCGGGCGCGGCCGCCGCGCACGCCGCCGGGATGCGCTGCCTCGCCGTCCCCTACGTCGCCGGACAGGCCGACGATCCCGGGTTCGCCACGGCGAGCCTGCTGCTGCGCGGCGGCCAGCAGGAGTTCACGGCACGCGCGGCGTACGCGTGGCTCCGGGAGACGGCCCGCACGTAG
- a CDS encoding Lrp/AsnC family transcriptional regulator, whose protein sequence is MAVDELDTRILRLLLEQPRTSVREYARILGIARGTLQARLDRMERDGVITGTGPSLSPAALDHPVLAFVHIEVTQGHLDDVGDALAAVPEIVEAFSITGGGDLLARVVGRDNAHLEDVIQKLISLPGVVRTRTEVALRERVPYRLGPLVESVGRAARA, encoded by the coding sequence ATGGCCGTGGACGAGCTCGACACCCGCATCCTGCGACTGCTCCTGGAGCAGCCGCGCACCAGCGTGCGCGAGTACGCCCGGATTCTCGGCATAGCCCGCGGCACGCTCCAGGCCCGGCTCGACCGCATGGAGCGGGACGGTGTGATCACCGGCACGGGTCCTTCCCTGTCCCCCGCCGCCCTGGACCATCCGGTGCTGGCGTTCGTGCACATCGAGGTCACCCAGGGGCACCTGGACGACGTCGGGGACGCGCTGGCGGCGGTGCCGGAGATCGTGGAGGCGTTCTCGATCACGGGCGGCGGTGACCTGCTCGCCCGGGTGGTGGGCCGGGACAACGCCCATCTGGAGGACGTCATCCAGAAACTGATCAGCCTGCCGGGCGTGGTGCGCACCCGTACCGAGGTGGCGCTGCGCGAGCGCGTCCCCTACCGGCTGGGGCCCCTGGTGGAGTCGGTGGGCCGCGCCGCCCGCGCCTGA
- a CDS encoding FUSC family protein, producing the protein MLKKMFVAPDPGRARLRWASRAVLGIGLAVAVCLLVGHSVVGAVTGGLAALLALFTVADPTVRGQAVTTALLPAVGLPVLGAAAALHPYPVARDLAFLAVVGAGVYARRWGPRGHSLGVFAFMMFFAAQFLHATPDRLPELSAAVLLSVLCAAAVRFGLWCYERRRPPAAVLISLSTGAGLARVTTRQAVQAMAGAGFALVVGELVSGQRWYWAVGATWWVFVNTASRGETLVRGFRRVLGTLIGVGLGFLVAVPLHGAPVPTAALLAVAVFGIFYSAAVSYTWMMLCVTVLAELLYGLLGVLTPGLLALRIGETAVGALGAALAVLLLLPVTTHATTDAWIQRALRCVHVCTAEAAARLAGSPAADPAPRVAELEQLLARVRLSVAPLVHPLHPLPARKRRARRVLALLDDCAREIRGLVAVAADPEASHDARLAAACRRVEAAVEALTGGSAEPAAAVAESPASPALAHVHGLEHALAALAEPLRGAAESRLVGA; encoded by the coding sequence GTGCTGAAGAAGATGTTCGTGGCTCCGGACCCGGGCCGAGCGCGATTGCGCTGGGCGTCCCGGGCCGTCCTCGGCATCGGGCTCGCCGTCGCGGTCTGCCTGCTCGTCGGGCACTCCGTCGTCGGCGCGGTCACCGGCGGCCTCGCCGCGCTGCTCGCGCTGTTCACCGTCGCCGACCCGACCGTGCGCGGGCAGGCGGTCACCACCGCGCTGCTGCCCGCCGTGGGTCTGCCGGTGCTGGGCGCCGCGGCCGCGCTGCACCCGTACCCGGTGGCGCGGGACCTCGCCTTCCTCGCGGTCGTCGGCGCCGGGGTGTACGCCCGGCGCTGGGGGCCGCGCGGGCACAGCCTCGGCGTGTTCGCCTTCATGATGTTCTTCGCCGCCCAGTTCCTGCACGCCACCCCCGACCGGCTGCCCGAGCTGTCCGCCGCCGTCCTGCTGTCCGTGCTCTGCGCGGCCGCGGTGCGCTTCGGGCTGTGGTGCTACGAGCGCCGGCGGCCCCCGGCCGCCGTCCTCATCTCCCTGTCCACCGGCGCCGGGCTCGCCCGGGTGACCACGCGCCAGGCGGTCCAGGCGATGGCGGGCGCGGGCTTCGCGCTGGTCGTCGGCGAGCTGGTGTCCGGCCAGCGGTGGTACTGGGCGGTCGGCGCCACCTGGTGGGTCTTCGTCAACACCGCCTCGCGCGGCGAGACGCTGGTACGGGGCTTCCGCCGGGTCCTCGGCACGCTGATCGGCGTCGGCCTGGGCTTCCTCGTCGCCGTACCCCTGCACGGCGCGCCGGTGCCGACGGCCGCGCTGCTCGCCGTCGCCGTCTTCGGCATCTTCTACTCCGCGGCCGTCTCCTACACCTGGATGATGCTCTGCGTGACGGTCCTCGCCGAACTGCTCTACGGCCTCCTCGGCGTCCTCACCCCCGGGCTGCTGGCGCTGCGGATCGGCGAGACCGCGGTGGGCGCGCTCGGCGCCGCGCTCGCGGTGCTGCTCCTGCTGCCGGTGACCACGCACGCCACCACGGACGCGTGGATCCAGCGGGCCCTGCGGTGCGTGCACGTCTGCACGGCGGAGGCGGCGGCGCGGCTCGCGGGCTCGCCCGCAGCCGATCCCGCGCCCCGGGTGGCCGAGCTGGAACAGCTGCTCGCGCGGGTACGGCTGTCCGTGGCGCCGCTGGTGCATCCGCTGCACCCGTTGCCGGCCCGCAAGCGCCGGGCCCGCAGGGTGCTGGCACTGCTCGACGACTGCGCGCGCGAGATCCGGGGGCTGGTCGCGGTCGCGGCGGACCCGGAGGCGTCGCACGACGCGCGGCTCGCGGCGGCGTGCCGGCGGGTGGAGGCGGCGGTCGAGGCGCTCACCGGGGGCTCGGCGGAGCCCGCGGCCGCGGTGGCCGAGTCCCCGGCGTCGCCCGCGCTGGCCCATGTGCACGGTCTGGAGCACGCGCTGGCCGCGCTCGCGGAGCCGTTGCGGGGGGCGGCGGAGTCGAGGCTGGTCGGGGCGTGA
- a CDS encoding lactonase family protein, with protein MRSGGRAFIGSFTAAGGPGLVTAEVAARGGALTLVAAVNDVPDPSYLALSPDGGMLYAVSETAEGAVAAYRVDGGRPELAGPSVPVDGSGPTHLSLYAGHVLTANYGCGSVTAVPLRPDGTLAAKPSGRLQHTGSGPHDRRQRGPHAHQVQPDPSGRWAVSVDLGTDSVRVCTLEAGAPAPHRECALRPGSGPRHLAFHPDGERAYVVNELTPTVTVCRWDAAAGSLKPLTEVPLLPGAPAGDAYPSGIVVAPDGRFVWTATRGEDVLSVLAVEADGLRLLGTVPCAGHWPRALAEHDGFLYVANERSGDVSWFAVDEATGLPRYDGSVQVAAASCVVFG; from the coding sequence GTGCGGAGCGGCGGCAGGGCGTTCATCGGGTCGTTCACGGCGGCGGGCGGCCCGGGCCTGGTGACCGCCGAGGTCGCGGCGCGGGGCGGCGCCCTGACCCTCGTCGCCGCCGTCAACGACGTACCGGACCCCTCCTACCTGGCCCTCTCCCCGGACGGCGGCATGCTCTACGCGGTCAGCGAGACCGCCGAGGGCGCCGTGGCCGCCTACCGCGTCGACGGGGGCCGTCCGGAGCTCGCCGGACCGTCCGTGCCGGTGGACGGCAGCGGCCCCACCCATCTGAGCCTGTACGCCGGGCATGTGCTGACCGCCAACTACGGCTGCGGCAGCGTCACCGCCGTACCGCTGCGCCCCGACGGCACCCTCGCCGCGAAGCCCTCCGGCCGGCTCCAGCACACCGGCTCGGGGCCGCACGACCGCCGTCAGCGGGGCCCGCACGCCCACCAGGTGCAGCCCGACCCCAGCGGCCGCTGGGCGGTGAGCGTCGACCTCGGCACCGACTCGGTGCGGGTGTGCACCCTGGAGGCCGGCGCCCCGGCCCCGCACCGCGAGTGCGCGCTGCGGCCCGGCTCCGGCCCCCGCCACCTGGCCTTCCACCCCGACGGTGAGCGCGCCTACGTCGTCAACGAACTCACCCCGACGGTCACCGTGTGCCGCTGGGACGCCGCCGCCGGCTCCCTGAAGCCGCTCACCGAGGTCCCGCTGCTGCCCGGCGCCCCGGCCGGCGACGCCTACCCCTCGGGGATCGTGGTCGCCCCAGACGGCCGCTTCGTGTGGACGGCGACCCGGGGCGAGGACGTCCTGTCGGTGCTCGCCGTCGAGGCGGACGGCCTCAGGCTGCTCGGCACCGTGCCCTGCGCCGGCCACTGGCCCCGCGCCCTGGCCGAGCACGACGGCTTCCTGTACGTGGCCAACGAGCGCTCCGGCGACGTCAGCTGGTTCGCCGTGGACGAGGCGACGGGCCTGCCGCGCTACGACGGCTCGGTGCAGGTCGCCGCGGCCTCGTGCGTGGTCTTCGGCTGA